The genomic window ATAATTAAATACAGAATAAGCAAGGCCCCAAAAGTTTTCACTACCGCTTGTACCACTTCTGTCCATATTACCGCTTCAATTCCTCCTAAAACAGTATAAACAATGATACAAATGCCCATTACGATCATAATCATCTGCATGGAGTAGCCTGTGAGTGCTTGTAAGCTCAGGGCAATTCCAAAAAATATCGATCCCATTCTGGCCAGTTGTGTTAACAAGAAACACAACACTGCATAAACCCTTGCCCATGCGCCAAAACGTTTTTCCAAATGGGTATAAGCTGATATTTCGCCAGTATTCCGGTAAAAAGGAACAAAATATTTTGAAGCGATCCAAGCGGCCAATGGCATCGAAATGCTGAATACAAAAGCATTCCAATTGCTTCCAAAGGCCTTTCCAGGTACACCTAAAAAGGTATTGCTACTTAAAAATGTTGCATAAATTGATAAACCTATCGCCCATCCGGGGATCAGGCCCGAAGCTTTTGTAAATTGCTCGGAGTTTTTATTTTTCCTCGAAAAATAAACCCCAACTAATATCATTCCAACAAGATAAATGAAGATTATTGCAAGATCGACTACAGGAAGTCCTTTCATTATTTGTTGGCTCGTTTATTAATTTGGTTAAAACAAATATGCATGTCTAAATATCAGTATTAATATAAGATTTTGGCTACATATTGTACCATCTTATCTTATTGAACATCTAAAGCATCAACTGCCAGTCCTTTGGTTTCTGTGGCAATCAATTTGAGTTTATAAGTCCCTGCATTAATCATACTCCCGGTATTGGTACTGAGGTAGTTCCATTTTCCGGTTTTAGTAGGTGCAAATTCGACCATTTCTGTTTTCATTAAGGTACCATCTGCCGATAAAAATTCCAGTTTAGCTTTCAAAAGCTGCTCTGATGGATTATGGTATTTTAGGGTTAAAGAATAGGTATCGGCCACACCAACTGAAATCTGCCAGGTTAAGCTTCCTTGGCTAGCTGCATTAAAAATTACACGCTGTTTATCCATTAAAATTGCCTTCACAACATCCTTACCTTCTAAAATGCCATCAGTAGCTTTATATGTAGTGGTGGTTTTTAAATCGTAAGCGGGTTGTAAGTGCGTAACCGGTAATACAAAAACAGTGGCTGTTCTACTGTCAAAAATTATGCGCTCATTTGGAATAAGTCTTTTCCGATAAAGATTAAATATTTCATCCTTACTATTGCTTAATGAGGTTTTGGTGTCTTCGAATCCCTGGGGCACACTACTATTAATATTTAGTGCCACAAACGTATCTACAGTATCAGTTGCGGTAAATTCGATACTTTCCTGTCCGCGTGACGCCTTTAGCCACTCGGCACCATATAAATTCGAAGGCAGATCAGTAAAGGTTAAATTTTCACCTTTAAATTGTTCATCTCCAATATCCAACCAATCGCATAATGTTGCATTTTTAATTTTGCTCAGGAGTGATTTACTTGATGGTGCAGCTTGGATGTTTTGATTTAGACCTGAAATTGCAATGGCCGAAATCACGGCCTGTGCAACTTTTACTTGTGGGAAATTGATGTCCAAAAAGCCACCTTTAACAGTCGTTTTGATTGTTTTCTTTAACAAGGTATTACTTCCTGCTTCTTTCCAGATATCTAAATCTTTAATTACCGTTTTACCATTAAATGCCACATCAAATAAGCGCATTTCTTTAGCATCAAAACCTCCGCCTATACCCAACCAGGGTTCTATAAAATAAAGTTCAACCAGATATTCACCGTCCGGAAGTGGAAAATGATATTTCAACTGATCTCTGCCATATCTCAAAGTCTGGAAAAGCTTCCAATCTTTAGTCCCATTTATAGGTTGAAAAGTACGGCGTTGACTGGCAAAAAAAGTAGGAATCCCCGTAAACCCTGCTGTCCAGGAGGTTGAACCAAAACTATCCAATGAAGTTAAGTTCCTATCAGCAGACCATTGATTGCCATTGGTATCAATATAATCTCCACCACCACAATTTACACGATATACATATTTATATCCCTGCGCTGGAACGGTTAACTTTTTATCATTTATTAAAGCATTAAAATTTGGACTTTGGGGTAAATTCTGTAGCACCATTTTATCTTTGGCAACTGCTTTTCCATGTACATAACCCACGGCATACAATACATTATACTGGATATCAGGCTTGTTCCATTGGAAATGTGTGCCGATTGTACCGCGTTTTCTTCTACCTAAAGATTTGCCGTTTACATCATTAAAAAGTTCTACTTCATCGCAGTTAGAATAAACCACTATACTGTCTTTTATACCTGGTTTGTTCCAGCGGTTAGGCCAGGTATGCGAAACAATATACACCATAGGCTCAGTTCGTTTTGGCGCATAATTTGCCCTGAACATATAAAATACATCAGTAGGTTCTTCCCAAGGCGTAAACATACCCTTGTAATTTACCGGGCCTACCCGATCCAGATCTCTCAATCCTTCTCCGCCTTGCACCCTCCCAGGATTATCGTGCGAACTGTACAACCAGAAAAAATGACCAGCAGTTTTATCTTTTACCGATTCGGCCAGGCGTACCTTGGTTTCCATTAAATCGGTCATTTTATTCTCTGTGTATCCTTTTCCATTGGCATCAGACGTGTGAAGATCAATTGTTCTCCAGGCACCGTATTCGCCAACCAAAACCTGCCTTTGAAGATCTTCTCCATAAGTTAGCGGATTACCACCATAGGTACCGGTCCAGTTTTGGGGAACATCCCAGTCCGTTCCTTTTCCACCATTACAAGTGGTAACTTTTCTTTGCGATGAAGCTGTAGGATCGAGTTTTCTAATCAGCGATGTGCATTCTTTTGCGAAATCTTCAGGCAAAGTACTTTCGTTTTCTAAGCCCCATAACACCACTGCCGGACTGTTTCTGCGCTCTTTTACCCAGTCTGTTAAAAGTGATTTAAAGTTCTTTCTGAATTCGGGTGTATCATACCAGATATGAGCAGCCATTTGGGTCCAGCATAAAACCCCTTCTTTATCCCAATAATCAGAATACAATAAATGATGTGGTTGGTGTGCATCGCGGAAAGCATTAAAACCTGCAGCTTTAATTTGCCTAACTCTCGAACTGATCTGTTCGTTACTAAAAGCATGACTCTGCCCGATTAGATGCTCATATTCTGCAATCCCGTTAATAAAAACTGGTTTTCCATTTAACAGAAACTGTTTCTGGCTCGCTTGTTCGCCAATGGGCCAGCTGATCCATCTGATTCCGTAAGGCGTTTTCAACTCATCTACAATCTTTCCGTTTTCCATAATGGTAGTTTGAAAAGTATAGAGATATGGATTTTCCAAAGACCAAAGTTTTGGACTGATGATCTTGTCAGTCTGTTGATCGATCCGAATTTCTTTTCCAGCAGGAACAACAAGAGATTTTCTCAGTTCTTTAATCTGTTTTCCGTTCAGATCCAGCAATCTGTTTACAACGCTTACATTTTTAGGCTTTAAACCATAGTTTTTAACTGTGGTACTCAGGTTTAAAACAGCAGATTCTGCAGAGATTTTATTGTCGTTCCAGATGTGGATACCAAAAGGTTCTACGCGAACTTCATTGGTTACAATCAAGTGAACCGGACGAAAAATGCCCATCGGCTGCGAACCTTCTGAAAAACCACGTTCTGTCGAGCAACCGCCATCAACCCAAGGTAAGTCCTGGATATTTGCTGGATGATCGGCCCTTACCGCCAATACATTTTCCAGGTTATTTAATTTGATGGCTGAAGTAACATCCAAAGTAAAAGTTGTCCTCCCACCAGCGTGGTACCCCACTTTTTTACCGTTTAACCAAACTGTTGCATACGAACCCACGCCTTCGAAATACAGAAAAAACCGTTTTCCAGACTTAATTTCGTTGGTTTTAAATGTTCTGCGGTACCAGGCATAGCCATGTTTATTGCCATGAAGTTTCCGTTGATAGCCTTCATACTGATCCCAGTTGTGCGGAACATTTACTTTTTTCCAGTTTAAGGTTTTGTAGCTGGCTAACTGAAAACCATCAAAAGTATTGTTGTTTTTTTCATCGGCAATACTGAGCCAGTTTGAATTTAATAAAACATCTTTCCTGGTTTGGTTTTGTGCATAGAGTGAACTCACTCCATAAAAATTGATGAAGCATAACAGCAGTAAAAGCAACTGTTTAAATTGAATTCTTTTTGGTTCGCGCGGACACGAACCAAGGCATCTAGCCAAGGTACGTGTCCCCACGTACCTCTTCGGGAAATTTCGCGGGGATGTGTTCAGGCAAATCTGGTATGTGTTAATCCAGGCTAAGACTGACGAAATCTTCTCCCGCTCAGTCCTTTTAGATTTCGTAAGTTGATTCATCGCGATTTCAGATCTCCATTCAGTTTATAGCTTTCACCAGCTTTAGTTTCGAACGTTGCGTTGTTGTTTTTATAACGGATTTTACAGTTTCCTCCTGTTTTAGATTTTATGGTAAGTGAGGTTAGTACACCTTTATCCCAGGCCAAATCCAGTTCGAAACCTCCTCGGGCCAGAAGTCCTTTAATTTCTCCGTTTGGAATTGCAGTTGGTAATGCGGGTAAAATATCCAGATAGCCCTGGTGGCTTTGCACAATCATTTCTGCGATTCCGGCTGCCCCACCAAAGTTTCCATCTATCTGGAAAGGCGGATGTGCATCAAAAAGGTTTACATAAGAACCTGCACCATTATTGGCTGGCTTCATTAACATTTTAACGAGTTTCATGGCATGGTCGCCATCTTTAAACCTTGCCCAGAAATTAATCTTCCAGGCCAAACTCCAACCTGTAGCGTCATCGCCGCGGTACAACAAAGATTGTTTTGCCGCCTGCATCATCTTCTCGTTACCATCCCAGGTAATATCATTTCCTGGATACACACTCCATAAATGAGAAACATGGCGATGTTTACTTGCGGTATCATCTACATCGGCTAACCATTCTTGTAACTGTCCGTATTTTCCGATCTGATTTGGTGCCAGCTGTTTAATTTTTTCAGCTAGCGATTTTCTAAATTCGGCATCTACATTAAGCGTTTCGGCTGCCGTAATACAATTTCTGAAAAGCGATCTGATAATCTGGTGGTCCATTGTTGGCCCAGCCACTAAACCACCATTTTCTGGCGAATTAGAAGGTGTACTAATTAACCAACCTGTTTTCGGATCTTTCACTAAAAAGTCTTCATAAAATAAAGCAGCTTGTTTCATTAAAGGATAGGCTTCACTTTCCAGAAACTTACGGTCTTTACTAAATTGATAATGCGCCCATAAATGATCACTTAACCAACCACCTCCACTTACCCAAATGCCATGATTGGAGGCATTAATCGGTGCAGTACCATTCCACAAATCAGTATTGTGGTGTAAAACCCAACCACGGGCGTTATAATATGCTTTTGCCGTTTCGGCTCCGGTTTTCGCCAGTCCTTTGATTTTGCTGAAAAGTGGCTCGTTTAGTGCCGATAAATTAAGGATTTCAGTTGGCCAGTAGTTCATTTCTAAGTTAATATTCGTAGTGTACTTGCTTCCCCATGGTGGAGTAAGCAAATCGTTCCAAATCCCTTGCAGGTTGGCTGGCTGAGTACCAGGTCTGGAGCTGGAAATCAACAAATATCTTCCATACTGCATATATAAAGCAGCAAAAGCAGGATCGTTCGCAGTCGCAAATTTTGCTAGTCTTTCATCTGTAGGAAGGTTCTCATGATCCGAACGGCCAAAATCGACACTAAAAGTGTTGTAATAGCTTTGATATTCTTTAATGTGCTTCTGTTTGATTTCAGTGTAAGGTTTACCTTTTAATCCGTTTAAAGCTTTAGTATTAGCGGCTGCAGGGTTCTCAGAAACATCCTGCGCATTGATAAAATTAGTTCCAGCTGTTAAATAAAGTGTTACTTCATCTGCCTGATTGATGCTAATTTTGCCATTCATCGCCTTCACAGAGCCGTTTTTGATTAAAGCCGTCAATCGACTTTCTCCCTTAATCGCACCATCTTTTACCTGAACAGATAAAGCAATTACATTATTAGCTAAAGCTTTTACAGATGATTTTCTGTGCGCGCTTGAAAGTTCAGCATCGAAACTAATAGACGCCTTTTTATCGGCCGTTAAATGGATTACAATGGCTTGGTTTGGCTGACTTGCAAAATACTCACGCTGATAATTTACACCGTTTAGCGTATAAGTTGTTTTTGCAACGGCTGTGCTGATGTCCAAAGACCGTTTATAATTGGTAACAATAGATTTGGTCTGCTTGAAATATAGATTCAAATCGCCAAAAGGCTGATAACTGCCCTGGTATTGCGGAACGGCAGGCGGGTTTTCATCCTGGATTTTATATTTCCAATCTTTAACCAATGAAATGCCCTGCTCCATACTTTCGCCAACAGGATAAATGCCAATCTTTTTTGTAGTGTCTTTATAACCAGCCAATCCGCCTTTATCGAAATAATTAAGCACCTGGATAGCAATTACATTTTTACCCTTTTTAATCAGTTTCGCAGGAATAGTATATTTTCTTGGCTCCGTATTATCAGTATTACCGACCAATTGACCGTTTATATAAGTAAAATCCTGATCACGGATGCGGTTAAGATCGAGTATAAGGTTTTTCCCTGCCCAATTTTCGGGCACATCAAAAGTGGTTCTGAACCAAACGGCACCGTCTAAATTGGCTAAGCCTAACGTTTCCCAACCTTCGTAGGCAGGTACTTTTATGGTTTTCCAAAGCTGATCATCAAAATTTGCCAAAGCAGGATTGCCTTGAATGCCTTTTCCAGCTTTCATTTCATTTACCCA from Flavobacterium sp. W4I14 includes these protein-coding regions:
- a CDS encoding beta-galactosidase (product_source=KO:K01190; cath_funfam=2.60.120.260,2.60.120.430,2.60.40.10,3.20.20.80; ko=KO:K01190; pfam=PF00703,PF02836,PF02837,PF11721,PF16355; superfamily=49303,49785,51445; transmembrane_helix_parts=Inside_1_64,TMhelix_65_84,Outside_85_1221), which codes for MNQLTKSKRTEREKISSVLAWINTYQICLNTSPRNFPKRYVGTRTLARCLGSCPREPKRIQFKQLLLLLLCFINFYGVSSLYAQNQTRKDVLLNSNWLSIADEKNNNTFDGFQLASYKTLNWKKVNVPHNWDQYEGYQRKLHGNKHGYAWYRRTFKTNEIKSGKRFFLYFEGVGSYATVWLNGKKVGYHAGGRTTFTLDVTSAIKLNNLENVLAVRADHPANIQDLPWVDGGCSTERGFSEGSQPMGIFRPVHLIVTNEVRVEPFGIHIWNDNKISAESAVLNLSTTVKNYGLKPKNVSVVNRLLDLNGKQIKELRKSLVVPAGKEIRIDQQTDKIISPKLWSLENPYLYTFQTTIMENGKIVDELKTPYGIRWISWPIGEQASQKQFLLNGKPVFINGIAEYEHLIGQSHAFSNEQISSRVRQIKAAGFNAFRDAHQPHHLLYSDYWDKEGVLCWTQMAAHIWYDTPEFRKNFKSLLTDWVKERRNSPAVVLWGLENESTLPEDFAKECTSLIRKLDPTASSQRKVTTCNGGKGTDWDVPQNWTGTYGGNPLTYGEDLQRQVLVGEYGAWRTIDLHTSDANGKGYTENKMTDLMETKVRLAESVKDKTAGHFFWLYSSHDNPGRVQGGEGLRDLDRVGPVNYKGMFTPWEEPTDVFYMFRANYAPKRTEPMVYIVSHTWPNRWNKPGIKDSIVVYSNCDEVELFNDVNGKSLGRRKRGTIGTHFQWNKPDIQYNVLYAVGYVHGKAVAKDKMVLQNLPQSPNFNALINDKKLTVPAQGYKYVYRVNCGGGDYIDTNGNQWSADRNLTSLDSFGSTSWTAGFTGIPTFFASQRRTFQPINGTKDWKLFQTLRYGRDQLKYHFPLPDGEYLVELYFIEPWLGIGGGFDAKEMRLFDVAFNGKTVIKDLDIWKEAGSNTLLKKTIKTTVKGGFLDINFPQVKVAQAVISAIAISGLNQNIQAAPSSKSLLSKIKNATLCDWLDIGDEQFKGENLTFTDLPSNLYGAEWLKASRGQESIEFTATDTVDTFVALNINSSVPQGFEDTKTSLSNSKDEIFNLYRKRLIPNERIIFDSRTATVFVLPVTHLQPAYDLKTTTTYKATDGILEGKDVVKAILMDKQRVIFNAASQGSLTWQISVGVADTYSLTLKYHNPSEQLLKAKLEFLSADGTLMKTEMVEFAPTKTGKWNYLSTNTGSMINAGTYKLKLIATETKGLAVDALDVQ
- a CDS encoding alpha-L-fucosidase 2 (product_source=KO:K15923; cath_funfam=2.60.120.260; cleavage_site_network=SignalP-noTM; ko=KO:K15923; pfam=PF02837,PF14498; superfamily=48208,49785) → MRFKLLLSTSFLILTAHFGSFAQENNHTLWYNKAAEKWTDALPIGNGRLGAMIFAGTAVDHIQFNEETVWTGKPRDYNRKGAYQYLPEIRKLLFEGKQAAAEALAQEHFMGLQSTSGDRKIWVNEMKAGKGIQGNPALANFDDQLWKTIKVPAYEGWETLGLANLDGAVWFRTTFDVPENWAGKNLILDLNRIRDQDFTYINGQLVGNTDNTEPRKYTIPAKLIKKGKNVIAIQVLNYFDKGGLAGYKDTTKKIGIYPVGESMEQGISLVKDWKYKIQDENPPAVPQYQGSYQPFGDLNLYFKQTKSIVTNYKRSLDISTAVAKTTYTLNGVNYQREYFASQPNQAIVIHLTADKKASISFDAELSSAHRKSSVKALANNVIALSVQVKDGAIKGESRLTALIKNGSVKAMNGKISINQADEVTLYLTAGTNFINAQDVSENPAAANTKALNGLKGKPYTEIKQKHIKEYQSYYNTFSVDFGRSDHENLPTDERLAKFATANDPAFAALYMQYGRYLLISSSRPGTQPANLQGIWNDLLTPPWGSKYTTNINLEMNYWPTEILNLSALNEPLFSKIKGLAKTGAETAKAYYNARGWVLHHNTDLWNGTAPINASNHGIWVSGGGWLSDHLWAHYQFSKDRKFLESEAYPLMKQAALFYEDFLVKDPKTGWLISTPSNSPENGGLVAGPTMDHQIIRSLFRNCITAAETLNVDAEFRKSLAEKIKQLAPNQIGKYGQLQEWLADVDDTASKHRHVSHLWSVYPGNDITWDGNEKMMQAAKQSLLYRGDDATGWSLAWKINFWARFKDGDHAMKLVKMLMKPANNGAGSYVNLFDAHPPFQIDGNFGGAAGIAEMIVQSHQGYLDILPALPTAIPNGEIKGLLARGGFELDLAWDKGVLTSLTIKSKTGGNCKIRYKNNNATFETKAGESYKLNGDLKSR